The region TCACAACGCGGTTGAACAGCTCCTCATCACTGGTGCGCCGGGCGGCGTCCAGCAGCACTTGGTAGGCCACGCCGGGCTGGCCGCTGCGCAATTCCATTTCGCCCACCAGCAGTTGGTAGAACAGTGGTGCGTCCAGCTCCGAATTGAGGGGGGCGGAGGCGGCGTCGCTTGCGGCGGCGGGCTTGGGTTCGGCTGGTTTGGCCTGCGCGGCCGGTGCAGCCGGTGCAGCCCATGCGGCCACGCTCGTCAAGCTCATCAAACCGGCGCTCAACAAAGCCAGGCTGGCCTTGCGTGGAAAGGAAGAAAGACCGCCTGGGCGGCAATACTCGGGCATGAAAGCTCCTGCGTGAACGATGCTGCGGGGCGATGACTGGGCAAGGACTTGCTTTGCCCCTCATTCTGCCCCGATATGATGGCCGCATGCCCGAGCTCCCCGAAGTCGAAGTCACCCGCCGCAGCTTTGCGCAAGCCATTGAAGGCGCTACGGTGACCCGCGTGGCCCTGGGTAAAGCGCTGCGCTGGCCGCTGGGGCTGGCGCCCGATAGCTTGGTGGGCGGCCGTGTTGGCGCCGTGACCCGCCGAGGTAAATATTTGTGGCTGCCGATATCCGAGCCGGTGGCCGAGGGCGGCTTGCTGCTGCACCTGGGCATGTCGGGCTCGCTGGCCTTCAGCGCCGCGCCGCAAAGTACGCCAAGCGCACCCGGCCCGCATGACCATTTCGACCTCTACACCGACCGTGGCTTGCTGCGTCTGAATGATCCGCGTCGCTTTGGCGCCGTGGTCTGGTCGCCTGCCTTTGATCAACCCCCGGCCGCTAAGCTGTTGGCCGGCCTGGGCCTTGAGCCTTTTGACCCGCGCTTCACCGGTGAGTACCTGCGCGCGGGCTTGAGCGGGCGCCGGGTGGCGGTGAAGTCGGCCCTGCTGGCGGGCGATATCGTTGTGGGCGCCGGCAATATCTACGCTTGCGAATCCCTGTTTTTGGCCGGCATTGACCCTCGGCTGGCCGCATCCAAAGTCAGCCGGCCGCGGGCCGAGCGCTTGGCGCAGGCTGTGCGCGGCGTGCTGGCCCAGGCGCTGGAGGCCGGCGGTACCACCTTGCGCGACTTCAAAGATGCGCACGGCGTGGCCGGCAGTTTTCAAATGCAGGCCAGCGTCTATGGCCGCGAAGGCCTGCCCTGCTTGCGCTGCGACACCCCGGTGCGCCGCATCGTGCAGGGCCAGCGCTCCACCTTTTTCTGCCCCAAATGCCAAAAGAAGTAGTCGATTTTTTCGCGCCGCGCCTGGTAGCCTGGCAGCGCAGCCATGGTCGCAATAGCTTGCCTTGGCAGAACACCCGCGACCCTTACCGCGTCTGGCTGTCCGAGATCATGTTGCAGCAGACCCAGGTGACGACGGTGCTGGGCTACTACCAGCGCTTTCTGGAGCGTTTTCCCACGGTGCTCGATCTTGGTGCGGCCACGCTGGACGAGGTTTTGGCGCTGTGGGCGGGCCTGGGCTATTACAGCCGGGCGCGCAATTTGCACGCTTGCGCGCAAGCCGTGGCCAGCCAGCATGCGGGGCAGTTCCCGGGCACGGCTGCGGCCCTGCAGGAATTGCCCGGCATCGGCCGCTCGACCGCAGCGGCCATTGCGGCTTTTTGCTTTGGCGAGCGGGTGGCGATTCTGGACGGCAATGTCAAGCGCGTGCTGACCCGCTTGCTGGCTTTCGAGGGCGATATGGCCAGCGCGGCAGAGGAGAAAAAGCTCTGGCTGCTGGCCGCCGAGCTGCTGCCAGCGCAGGGTGATCAGATGACGGCTTACACCCAGGGCTTGATGGATCTGGGTTCAGGTGTGTGCACGGCTCGCTCGCCGCAGTGCTTGCTGTGCCCGGTGCAAGAGTTGTGTGCCGGCCGTGCGCAGGGCGAGCCGACGCGTTTCCCGATCAAAACCAAGAAATTGAAGCGCAGCCGGCGCGAGAACTGGTGGCTCTGGCTCGAGCATGAGGGTCAGGTCTTGCTGAGCCAACGCCCGGCCACCGGCGTGTGGGCGGGTCTGTGGAGCTTGCCCATGTATGACGATGAGGCGGCGCTGCAGCAAGCGGCCAGCGCGCTGGCCACGCCGCTGGAGCCTATGCCGGGCATCAAGCATGTGCTGACCCATTTCGACTGGACCTTGCATACCCAGCGTGCTGAATTGCGCGCCCGGCCGGACGCCGGCCAATTCGGCGGAGAATGGGTCGCTCGCGAGCGCTTGGCTGAATACGCCTTGCCGGCGCCGCTGAAAAAACTAATTGGCTGACACCACGTTGGCAGCTTGGGGCTTAGATGAATAGCGCAGTTAAAACCACCATCGAATCGGCACTGGTGGCCTTGTTTGCCGCCGGCTGCTGCCTGTGGTTTCTGGTCTCCGCCGCCAATCTGGACGAGCCGCCTGCGGCGCGCATCGTCTTGCTAGCCGTCGGGCTGGCCATTTGCCTGGCGGCGCATTGGGCGTTTATGGCCGTGGTGCTCAAGCGCAGCGGCCGCTCGTTGCTGCTGTGGCTGCCTTTTGTGGTGATCTTTGTGCCTGTTGGCAGCGCGGTGCTGCTGGCTATTCTGTTTTCCGAGGACAAGCCTCAGCAGGCTTGAGCCCTCGCGCCTGCGTGCTCGGGCAGGCAAGCACTGCGATCAGCGCGCGTCCAGCTCCCGGTGGCGTTTGAGCACCTGGCCGTGGCTGGCGAATTTGCGCGCCAGCGCCTCGACCAAGAAGACCGAGCGATGCTGGCCGCCGGTGCAGCCAATCGCCACCGTCAAATAACTGCGCTGATCAGCGGCATAGCTGGGCAGCCAGGTGGCCAGGAAGCCGGAGATCTGACCCATCATCAAGTCCACCTCGGGCTGGGCCGACAAATAGTCAGCCACCGGCGCGTCGCGCCCGTTCAGCGGCCGCAGTTCGCGGTCGTAATAGGGGTTGGGTAGCACGCGCACGTCGAACACCAGGTCGGCATCGCTGGGCACGCCATGCTTGAAAGCGAAAGACTGGAACACCAGCGTCAGCGTGGTGCCGTCCACCACCACCAAGTCGCGCACCCAGGCGCGCAACTGGGCTGGGCGCAGCTGGGATGTGTCCAGCACGGTAGATTCCACCCGCAGGGCGCTGAGCAGCTCGCGCTCCAGCGTGATGGCGTCCAGCAAGGCGCGGTGCTGATCTTCGCCTTCGGTCTGCAACTGTTGGCCGAGGTCTTGGCGCAGTGGGTGCGGGCGGCGCGTCTCGGAGAAGCGCCGCATCAAGGCTTCGGTATTGGCGTCCAGAAAGATCGAACGCACCGGCACGCCTTCGGCGCGCAGTTTTTTGATCAGGGGCAGCAGCAAGGGCAGGGAGCCGACGCTGCGCACATCCACCGCAATCGCCACATGGCGCTTGCCGCGCAGCTTCTCCAGGCTCAGAAACTCCAGCAGCAACTCGGCCGGCAGGTTGTCGACGCAGAAAAAGCCGGCATCTTCCAGCGCATGCATCACCACCGATTTGCCGCCACCCGACATGCCGGTGACCAGCACCACATCGCTTTGCATGGGCGCTTCTGCGGTGCTGCCATTGCTGGCCAGTGCTGAGTCCGGCGTAGGGGCGTCGTTCTCGGTGCTGCTGCTCATGACTTGGCTTTCTTGGGTTTGGCTCCGGCCGTTGGCAGGCCGGAGAGGTCCAGCATTTCCTGGGCGTGGGCCAGGCTGGTGGAAGACAGCCGCTCGCCGCCGAGCATGCGGGCGATTTCGGCCGTGCGGGCTTCGCCGCTGACCGGGCGCACCTCGCTGCAGGTCTGGCCGCCGTGCAAGCTTTTGGCCACCACCAGATGCTGGTCGGCACAGGCGGCGACTTGCGGCAGGTGAGTCACCGCCAAGACCTGGCGCTCGCGCCCCAGCTGCTTCATCAGGCGGCCCACGGTTTCGGCCACCGCGCCGCCGACCCCCGCATCAATTTCGTCAAAGATCAGCGTGCCCACGCCGGCTTGTTGCTGCTGGCTGGCCGTCACGGCAATGGCCAGTGCGATGCGCGACAGCTCGCCGCCCGAGGCCACTTTGGCCAGCGGGCGTGCCGCGCTGCCGGCGTGGCCGGCCACCAGAAATTCGGCCGATTCCAGGCCAAAGCTCTGCGGCTGATCCTGGCTCAGCAATTGAATCTCGAACACACCACCGTTCATGCCCAGTTGCTGCATGGCTTGGGTGACGGCGGCAGCCAGCTTGGGTGCGGCCGAGCGGCGCGCGGCCGACACCTTCTTGGCTTCAGCGCTGAACTGCTGCTTCGCGACGGCCAGTTGTTTTTCCAGGGATTCCAGATCGCTGGCGGCGTCCAGCGCTTGCAACTCGCCGCGCCATTGGGCGTGCAAGGCAGCCAACTCCTGCGGCGGGCGGCGGTAGCGGCGCGCCAGCGTCAGCCAGGCGGAAACGCGCTCGTCCAGCTCCTGCATGCGGCCGGGTTCCAGCTCGGTGCTGTGCAAATAGGCGCTGAGCGTGTGGCTGGCGTCTTGCATCTGCGTCTGCGCGCCGCGCAAGGCTTCAACGGCGGGTAGCAGGCTGGCATCAAAGTCCAGCACTTTTTCGAGCTGATCGAGGGCGGTGCTGAGCATGCTCTCGGCGCTGGGCTCGGCTTCGCTGAGCTCGTTCAGCGCGCTGCGCGCGGCGTCCATCAGCGACTGCGCATGCGAGAGCTTTTGATGCTCGGCGTTGAGCTCATCCCATTCGTCGGCGCCAGGTGCGAGGCGATCAATCTCGCCGATCTGCCAGGCCAGGCGTTCGCGCTCGCGCAGCAAATCGGCTTGGTCGGACTGGGCACGGGCCAGCGCATCGCTGGCTTGCTTGAAGGCGGCGAAGGCGGCGGTCAGCGCCGCCAGGTCGAGGCCGGCGTAATCATCCAGCAGGGCGCGCACGGCGGCCGGGCGGGTCAGTCCTTGCCAGGCATGTTGGCCGTGAATGTCCAGCAGGCTGTCGGCCAGCTCGCGCAGCTGAGTCACGGTGGCGGGGCTGCCGTTGATCCAGGCGCGGCTCTTGCCTTGGGCGTCGATGACACGGCGCAGCAGCAGCGTGCCGGATTCATGTTCGAAGCCGGCCTCATCCAGCCAACTGGTGAGGTGGGCGGGGCGGTCGAACTCGGCCGTGATGTCGGCCCGGGCGGCGCCCTCGCGCACCACACCGGCGTCGCCGCGGCTGCCCAGAGCCAGCTGCAGGGCGTCGATCAGAATCGACTTGCCCGCGCCGGTCTCGCCGGTCAGCACCGAAAAACCGTTAGCGAAATCCAGCTCCAGTTCGGGAACGATGACAAAGTCCCGCAGGCTCATGCGCCTCAACATAGTTGCATCCTCAGCATCGGCAAAGAACAGGCCGCAGTCATTTCAACTCACTCCCTCATACCAGCGCAGCTTGCGGCGCAACGTGGCGTAGTAACTCCAGCCCTTGGGGTGCAAAAAACAAACCTGATGGGTCGAGCGGCGCACGGTGATGCGGTCGCCGTGCAGCAGGCTGGCCAGGCTTTGCATATCGAAGTTCACACTGGCGTCGCGGCCGGCCACGATCTCCATGCGCACCTCGCCGGTATCAGGCAAAACGATGGGTCGGTTCGACAAGGTGTGCGAGGCAATGGGCACCAGCAGCCAGCCCGCGATGGAGGGGTGCAGAATCGGCCCGCCGGCGGACAGCGCATAGGCGGTGCTGCCGGTGGGCGAGGCGACGATGATGCCGTCCGCCCGCATATTGGCCACGAACTCATCGCCCACATCGACGCGCAACTCCACCATGCTGGCGGTGGCGCCACGGCTCACCACCACATCGTTGAGCGCAAAGCCTTCAAAAATGCTGCGCTCGTCGCGCCAGACGGCGCCTTCGAGCATGGGGCGCTTCTCGGTTTCGAAGTCACCAGCCAAGATGGGCGTTAGCGCCTCTTGGTAATGTTCGATGGAAATATCGGTGATGAAGCCAAGCCGGCCCTGGTTAATGCCCACCAGCGGCACGCCGTAGCGTGCCATCTCGCGGGCAAAGCCCAGCATGGTGCCGTCGCCACCGACGACGATGGCTAGGTCGCATTGCTGGCCCAACTCCTCGTTCGATTTGGCGTCGAAGTTGGTGATGCCGGTGTTCAGGGCGGTGTCGCGCTCAAGCGAAACGTCCAGGCCTTGCCGCATCACAAAGTCGGCAATTTCCTCAAGAATTGGGCGGATACCCCGGGCTTGATGCTTGCCCACAATTGCCACATGTTGGAACGGTTTGGCCATGGCGAGAATTACACCACAGGCCCTTGTTGTTTCATGGAGAGTTCCGGGCCTTGAGCCCTTGGCGTTCGCGCCTGTCCCTACAATGCGCACATGCTCGACGAGCGATCCAAATCCCTGCTGAAAACCCTGGTTGAACGTTATATCGCTGACGGTCAGCCCGTGGGTTCGCGCACGCTTTCCAAAGCCTCCGGCCTGGAGTTGAGCCCGGCCACCATCCGCAATGTGATGGCCGACCTGGAAGACTTAGGCCTGATCGCCAGCCCGCACACCAGTGCCGGCCGCATCCCTACCTCGCGCGGTTACCGCCTGTTTGTCGACACCATGTTGACCACGCAGACCGCGCTGCTGGGGGCTGATGCGCGGCCAATTGAGCCGCATTTGGCGCCTGATCAACCGCAGCGCGTCATCGCCAATGCGGCGGCCCTGCTGTCGAATTTGTCGAATTTCGTCGGTGTGGTGACGGCGCCGCGCAAGCCCAGCGTGTTCCACCACATCGAATTCCTGCGCTTGGGTGAGCGGCGGGTCTTGGTGATCATGGTCTCGCCCGATGGCGATGTGCAAAACCGCGTCATCTTTACGGCGCAAGACCTGAGCCAGTCCGAACTGGCCGAGGCCAGCAACCGCCTGAACAATGGCTATGCGGGTTTGAGCCTGGAAGGTGTGAGGGAGCGCTTGAAGTCCGAAGTCGATGCGCTGCGCGGTGAAATCGCCGCCTTGATGAGCGCGGCCGTGCAAGCTGGCACCGACGCCATGGCCGAGGAACAAGAGCGCGTGGTCATTGCTGGCGAGCGCAATTTGCTCACCGTGCAAGACTTCGGTAACGATATGGGCAGCCTGCGGCGCTTGTTCGATATGTTTGAGCAAAAGACGCAGCTGATGCGCTTGCTCGATGTGTCCAGCCGCGCCGAGGGTGTGCGCATTTATATCGGCGGCGAGAGCCAGGTCGTGCCTTTTGAAGAGCTGTCCATCGTTTCCGCGCCGTATGAGATTGACGGCCACATCGTGGGCACCTTGGGTGTGATTGGCCCGACCCGGATGGCTTACGACCGCATGATCCAGATCGTCGACATCACCTCGCGCATGATGAGCCAGGCGCTGTCGCAGAAATAGCCCGGCGCCGGGCCTATACAATCCGCGCCTTCCGGTGCAATGCCGGAGTGCATTTCCCTCTCGGGGGCCGCTAGCTCATGATGGTTAGAGCAGCAGACTCATAATCTGTTGGTGCCGTGTTCGACTCACGGGCGGCCTACCAAATTCCTTATCGGCATGCTCATCGATTGCCTGGCGCATACCCGCAAGCAATGCCCAGACGAATGCGACTGCTAAGCTTGGCAATGAATGACACGCCCTTGTACCAGTGGATGGAGCGAGTTCAATTGCTAAAAGGACGGTTCAGCCATGAGTGCCTCTGACTTTATTCAGCTTGACGATGGCTCCCCCTGCGGCGGCTGTGGCGATGCCGACAAGCTGAGCTTTCGCTTCGACTTTGCCTATCAAGCCATTGTTGATCTGGCCTCGCAAAGCATTTGGGCGCACGAGGCCCTGGTTCGCGGCCCTGAAGGTCAAGGCGCTGGCTCGGTGCTGAGTCAGGTCAACGAAGGCAACCGTTATCGCTTTGATCAGGCCTGCCGGGTCAAATCCATCAAGACGGCGGCCTCGCTGGGTTTGGAGACCCGGCTGTCCATCAACTTCTTGCCCAATGCGGTCTACAAGCCCGAGGTCTGCATCCGCACCACGCTTGAGGCGGCGCGCGTCAATGGCTTCCCCTTGGATCGCATCATCTTCGAGGTGACCGAGGGCGAGCGGGTCGAGGACGGACCGTGGCTGGCTTCCATCCTGCGCGAATACCAGCGCTGCGGCTTTTTGACCGCGATCGACGATTTCGGCGCGGGCTATGCCGGCCTGACCTTGTTGGCTGACTTTCAGCCCGAGCTGATCAAGCTCGATATGGCCTTGGTGCGCGGTGTTGACGGCAGCCGGGCCCGGCAGGCGATTGCGCGCGGCATTCTGCGCATCTGCCAGGACTTGGGGATTGCCGTCATCGCAGAGGGCATCGAGACCGTGGGCGAGCGCGACTTCTTCAGCCATGAAGGTGTGACCTTGATGCAGGGCTATTTGTTTGGCCGCCCGGGCTTTCGCGCACTGACGCTGCCGGATGCGGTGGCCTGGCCTGTGGTGCGATAGACGCAGCTGCCTTCTTGGGCACCACTGATTCGCGGGGGTGTACCAAGAGAAGGCTGCCTGTGAGTCAGCCTCTGCGGTGGCCGAGCAACGAGTGCGTCATTTGATATGTTTAACTGGC is a window of Paucibacter sp. KCTC 42545 DNA encoding:
- a CDS encoding NAD kinase, whose product is MAKPFQHVAIVGKHQARGIRPILEEIADFVMRQGLDVSLERDTALNTGITNFDAKSNEELGQQCDLAIVVGGDGTMLGFAREMARYGVPLVGINQGRLGFITDISIEHYQEALTPILAGDFETEKRPMLEGAVWRDERSIFEGFALNDVVVSRGATASMVELRVDVGDEFVANMRADGIIVASPTGSTAYALSAGGPILHPSIAGWLLVPIASHTLSNRPIVLPDTGEVRMEIVAGRDASVNFDMQSLASLLHGDRITVRRSTHQVCFLHPKGWSYYATLRRKLRWYEGVS
- the mutY gene encoding A/G-specific adenine glycosylase; amino-acid sequence: MPKEVVDFFAPRLVAWQRSHGRNSLPWQNTRDPYRVWLSEIMLQQTQVTTVLGYYQRFLERFPTVLDLGAATLDEVLALWAGLGYYSRARNLHACAQAVASQHAGQFPGTAAALQELPGIGRSTAAAIAAFCFGERVAILDGNVKRVLTRLLAFEGDMASAAEEKKLWLLAAELLPAQGDQMTAYTQGLMDLGSGVCTARSPQCLLCPVQELCAGRAQGEPTRFPIKTKKLKRSRRENWWLWLEHEGQVLLSQRPATGVWAGLWSLPMYDDEAALQQAASALATPLEPMPGIKHVLTHFDWTLHTQRAELRARPDAGQFGGEWVARERLAEYALPAPLKKLIG
- the rapZ gene encoding RNase adapter RapZ, encoding MQSDVVLVTGMSGGGKSVVMHALEDAGFFCVDNLPAELLLEFLSLEKLRGKRHVAIAVDVRSVGSLPLLLPLIKKLRAEGVPVRSIFLDANTEALMRRFSETRRPHPLRQDLGQQLQTEGEDQHRALLDAITLERELLSALRVESTVLDTSQLRPAQLRAWVRDLVVVDGTTLTLVFQSFAFKHGVPSDADLVFDVRVLPNPYYDRELRPLNGRDAPVADYLSAQPEVDLMMGQISGFLATWLPSYAADQRSYLTVAIGCTGGQHRSVFLVEALARKFASHGQVLKRHRELDAR
- the hrcA gene encoding heat-inducible transcriptional repressor HrcA, whose product is MLDERSKSLLKTLVERYIADGQPVGSRTLSKASGLELSPATIRNVMADLEDLGLIASPHTSAGRIPTSRGYRLFVDTMLTTQTALLGADARPIEPHLAPDQPQRVIANAAALLSNLSNFVGVVTAPRKPSVFHHIEFLRLGERRVLVIMVSPDGDVQNRVIFTAQDLSQSELAEASNRLNNGYAGLSLEGVRERLKSEVDALRGEIAALMSAAVQAGTDAMAEEQERVVIAGERNLLTVQDFGNDMGSLRRLFDMFEQKTQLMRLLDVSSRAEGVRIYIGGESQVVPFEELSIVSAPYEIDGHIVGTLGVIGPTRMAYDRMIQIVDITSRMMSQALSQK
- the recN gene encoding DNA repair protein RecN gives rise to the protein MLRRMSLRDFVIVPELELDFANGFSVLTGETGAGKSILIDALQLALGSRGDAGVVREGAARADITAEFDRPAHLTSWLDEAGFEHESGTLLLRRVIDAQGKSRAWINGSPATVTQLRELADSLLDIHGQHAWQGLTRPAAVRALLDDYAGLDLAALTAAFAAFKQASDALARAQSDQADLLRERERLAWQIGEIDRLAPGADEWDELNAEHQKLSHAQSLMDAARSALNELSEAEPSAESMLSTALDQLEKVLDFDASLLPAVEALRGAQTQMQDASHTLSAYLHSTELEPGRMQELDERVSAWLTLARRYRRPPQELAALHAQWRGELQALDAASDLESLEKQLAVAKQQFSAEAKKVSAARRSAAPKLAAAVTQAMQQLGMNGGVFEIQLLSQDQPQSFGLESAEFLVAGHAGSAARPLAKVASGGELSRIALAIAVTASQQQQAGVGTLIFDEIDAGVGGAVAETVGRLMKQLGRERQVLAVTHLPQVAACADQHLVVAKSLHGGQTCSEVRPVSGEARTAEIARMLGGERLSSTSLAHAQEMLDLSGLPTAGAKPKKAKS
- a CDS encoding EAL domain-containing protein, encoding MSASDFIQLDDGSPCGGCGDADKLSFRFDFAYQAIVDLASQSIWAHEALVRGPEGQGAGSVLSQVNEGNRYRFDQACRVKSIKTAASLGLETRLSINFLPNAVYKPEVCIRTTLEAARVNGFPLDRIIFEVTEGERVEDGPWLASILREYQRCGFLTAIDDFGAGYAGLTLLADFQPELIKLDMALVRGVDGSRARQAIARGILRICQDLGIAVIAEGIETVGERDFFSHEGVTLMQGYLFGRPGFRALTLPDAVAWPVVR
- the mutM gene encoding bifunctional DNA-formamidopyrimidine glycosylase/DNA-(apurinic or apyrimidinic site) lyase, which gives rise to MPELPEVEVTRRSFAQAIEGATVTRVALGKALRWPLGLAPDSLVGGRVGAVTRRGKYLWLPISEPVAEGGLLLHLGMSGSLAFSAAPQSTPSAPGPHDHFDLYTDRGLLRLNDPRRFGAVVWSPAFDQPPAAKLLAGLGLEPFDPRFTGEYLRAGLSGRRVAVKSALLAGDIVVGAGNIYACESLFLAGIDPRLAASKVSRPRAERLAQAVRGVLAQALEAGGTTLRDFKDAHGVAGSFQMQASVYGREGLPCLRCDTPVRRIVQGQRSTFFCPKCQKK